From a single Oreochromis niloticus isolate F11D_XX linkage group LG3, O_niloticus_UMD_NMBU, whole genome shotgun sequence genomic region:
- the LOC112846275 gene encoding uncharacterized protein LOC112846275 — translation MAHNLDVIQILDGIRSDFSTKIDVVLTAIQDVKRDAQDFSMRMEGAEKRISSVEDTVNSEKGKTEALVKQVALLTNKLEDLENRSRRNDAVAFLEKWLPEALGPATFPRQPLIERAHRLPGRTQPNRPPTPRVLIVKFLNFQDRVRVMRAAMTKGKVICGGQEVMFFPDLSTDLHRRRRGFDRVKQQLRSMNLRYGLIYPAKLRVSSDGHTHVFETPADAEKFIQGLQNTEI, via the exons ATGGCCCACAACTTGGATGTTATTCAAATACTCGACGGGATCAGAAGTGACTTTTCCACAAAAATTGATGTGGTCCTGACAGCGATCCAAGATGTTAAAAGGGACGCGCAGGACTTCTCGATGCGCATGGAGGGGGCAGAGAAGCGCATTAGCAGCGTGGAGGACACCGTTAACTCAGAGAAAGGCAAGACAGAGGCGCTAGTTAAACAAGTGGCTCTCCTTACGAACAAACTTGAGGACCTCGAAAACCGTTCTCGTC GAAATGACGCGGTGGCTTTCCTGGAGAAGTGGCTCCCCGAAGCGCTGGGACCAGCGACATTCCCGAGACAACCTCTCATCGAAAGAGCTCACCGGTTGCCTGGCCGGACGCAACCCAATCGACCACCCACACCGAGAGTCCTCATCGTGAAGTTTTTAAACTTCCAAGACAGAGTTCGGGTGATGCGAGCGGCTATGACCAAAGGGAAAGTTATCTGCGGGGGCCAAGAGGTCATGTTCTTCCCGGATCTTTCCACAGATCTCCACCGACGAAGGAGGGGCTTTGACCGGGTAAAACAGCAGCTGAGGTCGATGAACTTACGTTACGGATTAATTTACCCAGCGAAGCTACGAGTGTCATCTGATGGACATACGCATGTCTTTGAGACCCCAGCAGATGCGGAAAAATTCATCCAAGGTTTGCAGAACACAGAGATATAA